One Patescibacteria group bacterium DNA window includes the following coding sequences:
- the argS gene encoding arginine--tRNA ligase: MYTLDKVKQNIAEAVNAALKNKLVKASDLVYPPNPEFGDISLPCFNLAKELGKTAVETGEFLVGKIRLNDTVVAAKAIGPFLNFTFNKTKLAQGVIEEILKLKNRYGVNNIGRNKKVMIEFSNANTHKEYHVGHLRNICYGDAANKILAANGYKSIPVSYINDFGIHVAKTLWAFSKFYKKEKLPLNKGYFLGKVYVRASQELADNQAAKIEAGQVMKNIESRQGADYKLWQKTRQWSINGFNKIYKELGVKFEHIFYESEAINKGLDMVAKLYAEHFLVKSQGAVIADLNKYDLGVLVVLRSDGTALYPVADLPLAEEKFKKYKID; this comes from the coding sequence ATGTATACTCTTGATAAAGTAAAACAAAATATTGCCGAGGCGGTTAACGCGGCTTTAAAAAATAAATTAGTTAAAGCGTCTGATTTAGTTTATCCGCCGAATCCGGAATTCGGCGATATCAGCCTGCCCTGCTTTAATTTAGCCAAAGAACTCGGAAAAACAGCGGTAGAAACCGGGGAATTTTTAGTGGGCAAAATTAGATTAAACGATACGGTAGTGGCGGCCAAAGCTATCGGCCCGTTTTTAAATTTTACTTTCAATAAAACTAAATTGGCGCAAGGCGTGATTGAGGAAATATTAAAATTGAAAAACAGATACGGCGTTAATAATATCGGCCGGAACAAAAAAGTCATGATTGAATTCTCCAACGCCAACACGCATAAAGAATATCATGTCGGGCATTTGCGCAATATCTGCTATGGCGACGCGGCAAATAAAATTTTAGCCGCCAACGGCTATAAATCAATCCCGGTTTCCTATATTAATGACTTTGGCATCCATGTGGCAAAAACCTTATGGGCTTTCAGCAAATTTTATAAAAAAGAAAAACTGCCGTTAAATAAAGGTTATTTTTTAGGCAAAGTGTACGTCAGAGCCAGCCAGGAGTTAGCCGATAATCAAGCGGCCAAAATTGAAGCCGGGCAAGTTATGAAGAATATTGAAAGCCGGCAGGGCGCGGATTATAAATTATGGCAGAAAACCAGACAGTGGAGCATTAACGGCTTTAACAAAATTTATAAAGAATTGGGCGTTAAATTTGAGCATATTTTTTATGAAAGCGAAGCGATAAATAAAGGCTTGGACATGGTAGCTAAGCTCTACGCCGAACATTTTTTAGTTAAAAGCCAAGGCGCGGTTATCGCTGATTTAAATAAATATGATTTAGGCGTCTTAGTGGTCTTAAGAAGCGACGGCACGGCTTTATATCCGGTGGCCGACTTGCCCTTGGCCGAGGAAAAATTTAAAAAATATAAAATTGACA